Part of the Centroberyx gerrardi isolate f3 chromosome 11, fCenGer3.hap1.cur.20231027, whole genome shotgun sequence genome is shown below.
TAATGTCATCTGTGGAGCGACGAGACGAAGAGGTCAAAATTGGGTTAGTCGCATTGGAATTTGGCGAATCTGATCTTAAAAGACAGGCTGAAATAGTGATTTAAAGTATTTGATGTTTAATTGAATGACACAATATCAAAGATACCATTGGTACAAATTGGCCTTTTCTATCATTTACATTTAGCAGCTGTTGTATACAGATGATCATTTTGCTTGTGCCTTAGCAGTATATCTTCACTGACTGACACACTTACAGACTTCCATCATTTGGGGTCCACACTCTGAGTGTCCTGCGTCGTTCTTCGCTCGGCAGTAGTACTCCCCTGCATCCTCTTTTCTGACTGCGCTGAACTTCTGCatgggaggaaacacacaccAGCTCTGATTAATACGAAACCCTGCCCTGTAACTGATATTGTCAATACGCACTGGAGCATTTCCAGACAAATGTGATGTTTTGTATCGTCTCATCTTTTCCTTTTGtgatcattttttcattttactgttCATTATAATAGATGCAGTCAGTGTGCAGCCACAGAGGCGAGACGTGGGTGGAGTCAGCGTGGGAGAAAACAAACCGTGTCTGACAGTCACTGTCGAAAGGGAAAGAACGCTATCCCGGACCAAATTTGCATAATTTCTGATCacgacagacaaaaaaaaatgtcattaaattaTACCGAGTGTTTGCTCCTAACAGACAGCCGACGtcaaagagaaaaatgagaacTGGACTTGACTGCTGTCCATATTTAATGACAGAGCGGAGGAACAATCCGACTCAGTGGCCAGAGGTGTCATTTCCTGACGTCTTCTGTCATCTGACTGAATCCCCTGGTATGGAGGCACTCGCATAGCTTAACTTTACATGATGCACGAGCCTTATATCGGTGGAGTTGCCAGGCTATAAAGCAACATACCAGATAGGCTTGTGGTGCTGAATTAGATTtgccttttaaaaacaacataaatcaTAAAATAGTGTGATCAAAAGTCTCTCCAATGACTGTCCAACTCACAGCTCACTCACCATTAGGTTTTCACAGGGATGTACATaaaggaaaacatgaaaaactccCTGGAGTTAGTCTCTGGAGGCACACTATCAATTCTCCAGTGGTTGTGCAGGGGCGGTTTTCCACCATGAAATGATCAAGTCGGCATCTTTTCCTTCCAAAACAAATCCAAGCTAGTATAAAACGCTAATAAGTTTCACAAATTGCAGTCGTTTTGTATATCAAACTATGGTCGCCTAGGATTGTTTTCCCCAATGAAGGGAGCAGATATGACACTTTTGTGTGCATTCCCTGTCTTGTAAATGTTATCAAACTgtataactgttttttttttaataaacaataTACACATAACAGACCAAAAAAGCTGAAACGtcctctcatcttcttcctTTTACAGCTATGAGTGCAAACTGTCTAGACATATTATTCCGTAGGTGGGAATCTGTGGTGGCTGAACTTGCACTAGAGCTCCATGTGACAGCGGACACTGTAGTATGTTGTAATGGTGTGACTGCCTGGCCAACGTCTTAAGAGGCCAGCATGCAGGCTGACAGAAGAGCCCAGTGGCCCTCGAGTCGATCTGGCCGCGCTGGGAAGCGAGGGAGAATTGAGGAATGTGCAAACGAGGACAGCAGATTCCCCTCGTGGCTCGAGCCCTCTCGCACCATCAACTGTCTCCCCAAAATATCTGCCCCCACCCCTGGGCGTCAGGCCACCATCCCCGCTGCCCCGCCCTTGCCGCTCAAACATGTCCTTGTccaaacacacgcgcacacacacacacgcacacatactaACCAGAGTTCCTGTTTCTGAGTTGAGCATGTACGAGGAGTTGAAGAACTTGGGGCTGGTCTTTGGGTCGTCAGGGATCTCCTCCCGGTTCCGGAACCACTGGTACTGAGACTTGGGGAAGCCCTCTTCCTCCACGCAGCGAAGCTCAGCTGACTTCCCAAAAGGCACCGATTTTGGGACGCTGCATTTTGGCACCACCGGCTTTACTGCGGTGACACGAAACATATGAGCGTAGTCACTATACTGAATCCTCACGGGGAGCTTTATGCTCCGGAACTGTGTCCAGCAAGCATCTCGGTGTCAGAAAACGATACCGCTCTCACGATGCTGCTCTGGCTGActttgaaaaggaaaaacaagtgTTAAAAAACAATGTCGCTCTGGCTTCTGGACTGATAAATGTTGACATGACCTAGACGGGTACATGATTTTTGGCCCGTGCCAAACGCTGCCACCAAAACACGCAGCGCTTGCTTTCTTTAGCACTGCAATTTAGAGCAGATGCAGTTTCAGAGGTTTCCCCTTATAGCCCAGAACACGCCTTTGCAGCTGGGCAGGTCTGGTCACAACGCATCCTCGAATGTATGCCAAAGGGTTGGCGCGACCTACAACGCGGTTTCAGCTTACAGCATCCACAGCGTGAATCACCGAGCGAGCTTTCTCTTTTAAGGACACAATGATGGCTTggaattttttattttgcatttgaaGCAAAGGGAAATTACAATCAAAGACTTCTTCGGGGATATTAGAGCAGGGGTACCTCTTACGACGAGGCTGATCAAAATCTCGTCGAAGGACTTCTGGTCGTCAGGGGCGGTGACTTCACAACGATATTTTGCTGTGTCTGATCTTGTGGCATTAGTTATCACTAATGTTGCAGGCTCTCTGATCCTTGCTCTATTCTCCAAATCACCTGCAGGAGGAAAAACATGTTCAAAAATGCCATTAATACAAGTACAAGAGCATGTAATTTCACTTCATtcaaaaaacaactttgaaatTGGAGTGGTTTGTGTATTTTATACATTACCTGAGACTTTCTTGTCAAAGAACACATAACTAGGTCCCCCATCCTGTATCTTCTTCCATTCAATTCTGGGGTTGGTAGTGGAGATGGACTCAATCAAACACGATAATTCAATtgctgcgagagagagagagagagagagagagagagagagagagggagagagagggagggaggaagtgatATCATGGCAGGAAATTAATTCCGGATggatgtgagagagacaggccgGTTCTCATCGTGTCAAGGCTGTGCTAAGAAAGTCTAAattttgcatgtgtttgcgGGGACGTTTGCCCGTCGGCTCTTACATTCAAACTCGTTGGTCCATGGTGACTCGTCGTTTGTTTTCAGCACCACCGCTAACACGGTGAAGTAGCCTgcaaaacaagagaggagaagaggcgaCGGAAACATGAGACTCTCTAGAGCATGAATTTTCATGATACAGTGATGATCTCATGCTACACGCGCACTACCAGCTGACATCGGCTGATGTGCCGCGCTGGCAGTGACGCCCTCCTTCGGCGATGTTTCTGACCCGCTCGCTCTTCCACAAACTCAATTAAAAAGAACTTTAACTTCACTTTAACGTCAAACCCATTCACTGTCTCCCCATCTCACATCAGTGTAATTATCACTCTTTGCATCCCGGCATACTTTGGCCTTGTTCTGCTACCTTCCATTTTTAGTCTTGTTGGTcaaactagtgtgtgtgtgtgtgtgtgtgtgtgtgtgtgtgtgtgtgtgataagggGTGGGGGTGCTGTTTCTATGCACAGTGGATAATTGTGCAGGGAGGCATGTGCCCTTTTCAGGGCAAGCTCACCATGCCAGTGGCTCAGCCGCCTGCCTagcccttttctctctctctatctcactctctctctctctctccctctctctctctgggcctgATGCCGCTGCCCATGTGGGACTAATGGCGCGAGAGCACCCTGGAATGATCCGTGTTGGTCCGTGGTAGAGGGATAGGGCCTTGGGAGGGGGGGCACTGCTGAATCATCCTGACAGCCTGTGGTCCACACACGAACCCACTCAAAGTCACACAAACATGAATGTAAACCAAGCGACGCGCTCATGAACagtttctgagacacaaatgaTGCTCTGGCTCTTGGATGCAGGGTCACTTCTCCAGATTGTAATGTCACTATAAATCTGCGGAGTGCCTCATCTCCATTTGTGCAGCCTGTCCTGCTGCCAACTCCTAACTCAGATGTTCCTCTCTGTTGGATTTTCTGCTCTTGCTGTTACTCTTGCCTCATCAATATCTGAAGTCTGGTTTTAAGTGGTGCGTGTGGGTGTAGCCTACtaattagtagtagtggtagtagtgggccCCTCATTCATACCCTGCTAAATGAAGGTTAGCTTTGGCCTCCACCAACTGCCATCTCTACACAGCAGTGTCTAGGGTCACCTGCTAAAGCAGACTGGCTAAGCTGATTAGCCCACGGTCTTTCTTCAGATCATTCTTAAGACGACAGCTTGTTTTTACCCGGTGTTGACGGTAGTAACGCCGCATGTAGGTCAAAAGTAGGTCATATGTTGGTTTGACAATAAAAGACCTGCCTTCATGAAGCTTATTGGAAAGTTTAACATTTTACACAGACATTTTGGTTTAGAACCTCCAACTCATTCTTTAGGCCTTGTCTGTTCCTGTATCTGCGCACATATAAACAATTCAACATGATTTGCACAGGCTTTGCTCACATCTACAGTGTTTAATTTTACATGAAAGCAGAGATGCCGAGGTTTCTGATGACAACAAACATGTTTATGACAAGGGATAAGTAGGAAGGCCGACCTTCAACTGGAAGAgccgggttcaagcccccatgtcaacaagcatcctccctgcttaagtgtctttgagcaaaacactgaatccctatcaGCTTCAAGGCTGCTGCTCTATAagtgagcctgacctctgacctctctgtggatgaagggagaaaagaggatttcCCTACAGGGCCAGTATTGCATTAtcacattattgttattagtagtactagtagtagtagtagtagtagttgttgttgttgttatagaAGTATTAAAGAAAGGTGGATAATAAGAGGCTTAAGACAACTCAAGTCTTGATAGGGATATAATGACACTGCATagcaaaatacagtatgtgcataatacagaacaatacaatacaatacagtgcacaatacactgtttttttatatttgaagCTACTTCAGGGGAAATGTAGTTCAACAATACACCGGTTGAGGACAAGTTTTTAAGGACACTGAAACTTTCATACTGATTGCTAACGttaatttcaataaatattTGATAACGCATATTGGGCTTTGCCTCTCCAGatgtgattctttttttttttactgtgctgccacaacaaagacaacaaactTAGGCCCCAAGTGGAATAAGTTTTACTGCACCGAATGAAAAAAGTCCTAGTCAAAGTAAAGAAAAGTAGTCTAAAACACGACTGAAGCGGGGAGAGAAGTTTTCCAGAGAAATAAGGACGGGGATCAGCACTTCTTTTCAGCAATGTGACAGTCAAAACACCTTCCACCCAGTCAAAGCCTGCTACCTATTCAGATTTCGCTCCACGCTATCATGCAGAAGAGCAGACGGGGCTCCGGCAGAATTAATAGCTCTGTGGAGCAGAAACACCGTTCGTCAACTCATTCATGTCTCTGACAGCGCCTCGTCGCCGCGTTTGTGAGACGAGAGTTTCTTGTTCAAATGTAAACCCGCTTTTGATGATGAATGACTGAAAAGTAATCTTCATGTTACGCTGAAACGTAGGGGCGGGAAGGAATACATGTTCACACAACGGTGGAGAAACACGCTAGTCAATGAAATTACTTGTCAGTTATACTTAAATCATCTGTTTGCTTGCACAGCTCTGATATTTGTGCTATTTTTGACAAAAGCTTGGcgtgtgtttggtgtttgtgAGCCACGTCAATGCTTTCCTTCTAGGTTTTAGTTATGAATGCGCTGCAAGTACTGTGTAAGTTAATACCGAATCTATGTAGGCCAAGTATGCTAAGGGTCCAAAATATCAGAACGTGCCATGTTGTAATAGAATCCAAAGTTGACAATAAATTACGCCTAGTGATTCATTTAGCAGTATGGCTACCCATTAAAACCAGCATTTAATTTCATCTTTGGTCTGAAACGGCTAATGGAGTGATTTATCCcgtccctgtcctcctccttaATTCGGAGGGTATTAGTGCAGATTAGGTGCCTAAGTGAGCTTGACGTAGAGATAAAAAGCTTGAGAGGTCGGCCCTGGAAACAGCTGTCCAGGAAAGCACATAAAACCCCCACTCAAAAAGATTGGTCACTCAAGTTCATCTACATCCAGACCCGTACTATCTAAAGCCAGTAAACAGGAAAACTAGACTAGTAATGACTCAAAGTCTGTCTGAAATTATTATTCTTGTGTAGAACATAGACACAACAAGTTAGTAACGCATGGCCTTTATCATTAGCAAATAAATtatagaaaatgttttattcatttttgtatttattccaGAAGGCCTTTAATTTGAAAAGCAGCATTCACTTCATGCATGAATATTTTTATCAATGAGGAATAATAGGGGTTTGAGCTACTATGCACTTTCACTGAAGACAGTTGATTGGCTTAATTTATATGATGCTGCATAATGTTACATCAATGACATTCTGTACATGGATATGCTTTCCACAAAAACAGGGCACACTTTGTTTTCCTACAGGCTTTAAGTGACACTGTGTCACAGACGAATTGAGCATTACACAGAATTTTGTCAAGATGCGTTTTATCGAAACCATGATTGCTTTGACTTCTGTCTTCACTTAAAGATGAGGAAGGCACAGTGAAAGAGGCGGCTTTTTAAATGACACTGAATAATCCAGTAGAAACCATACAGTCCATAACTAGCACACAGCCTTAAGTAATTTGCACACTAAAAAGTCTTCCAGGCAGGAGGGCTGAATTCCTAATCATGTCCTAGGGATGGCAGAGAACATGGGTGAACAAATCAGGAGATGGTGCCTCAAATGCTAAATGTACATCCTCTAAAGGgatagatttttttaaaaagaagcCAGGCTCATCTTGAACTTCTAATCCTTTCAATCCATCCAAAAACCATTTAGCGTTTTTGTTGGTTGAGATGCCAAAACACAGGTGCAATTGCTTTTGGGATGGACCGAAAAGGCTGCCCAGTTCATGATAAATCCGATAGGCTCCTAAATATCTGACCAATCCATTTATCATCTTCATCCTTCTGGGCCTTCCCGCAGCCAGAGACGCAGCTTTCCTGACTGGGCGACAGAAAGAAACAGCTGTAACGGCCAGTAAAGGGTTTGGGCCTGATGGAAGCTCAGGAAGTGCTGAGTGTGTGCTTTGAGAGCGGAGTTTCCCCATCACTCCTCCAGtctgtctgacacatccttccCTGATCATGTTATACCCatcctgtctgtgttttgtccTCTCTTCTGACCCCTTGGATAGTGTCTAAGGTCTTGCCCTCATCTCTGGTGCCAGTAAAGCCGAAGACAACTGTGTTTCCACGGATGAAGACCGATATATTCCGCCTATTGTGGAAATGTGGCGCATCTCTCGCCCTTCCACACTCTCAAACCAGCCGCTGCATGGCCGGGTCTGTGCGTAATGTGTGTGATGTAGTTTATTAGCTCTCAAACCGTGCAGGTGTTCAGTGACCTACATATGCCACgaatttcttttctctgtttgccTTCTCTCTTTTCGCCTTCTTGGCAGGACACAGCTGTGTGAGATCTGGCAATCTGCAAATCTGCAtcaaagttattattttttttaatcttcctTGGCCTCCTCATGATGGGCGCTGGGTTTTCTCGGTAATCTTAGTGTAATGCCCTGATaaacccgcccccccccccccccccccccgccaggTTTTACATCGCTGAATAATACAATAGGCGCACAAGAGCGGGATATTTCTTGATGCCTGCACTATGTAATGATTcccctgtttttttctgttgttccTCTTGGGAAATTCAACTCGCTTTCCCGTGCTGGCGCTCTGTGAATCCGGAGGGGTGATGCCAGTATCATAAATAGAAAGGTTCAATTAACCAACCTGGTGATATTCCCCATGGAGCATCTCCGCCTCGTGCCTATGCAGGATATTCCCACGCCCCTTTGGAAGATACAGACATCAAAGAACACGCACCCAGTTTTGCTAACTATCTACCAGTTGCTGTTTTGAAACTCTTTTCCGGCACAGACTCTTCCAGCCATCACAAGGGGAGCATGGCTCTCCGCCAGCGAACGGAAAACACGCTGTTGATTCGGCCGCCCGAGAAGCTGTTAATAttcttcattatttttgaaCTGCTGGATTGATTTGATTCCCCGAGGAAGGGGGCTATCCATTCACTGACCAAGTGGTGCCAATGGAGCAATTAATTTTCCTCCACTGATCAGCAGCTATGATTGGATGTGGGAGTCTAAATGTGCTCTGCAGCTCCCACCTTGTGTTGACAGTGTCAAACTGGACTCAGTCCCAGTCATTCCAGTAAAACACTTGCTGCAGCTCAAGTGCTCTTGCTCTCTGACAACCCGGGCGTATCAACCATCGACGACTCCAAGGTCGCGTCCTCGGAATGATATATCTTTTCATAGCTTATAAAAATGACAACACTGCAGAATATCTGTCAGATTTTCTATGCTATATTAAAGACGCGCAGGAGCAACAGTGGCTTACACACCTTTCCATAAGCTAGGCAGCAACACGGAGCGAGCATGTGcatccaaacacacatgcaagagTGAGGACTTATACATATTCACTGCGTGTAGCTAATGTTACATGAAGAACATGGCCTAGATAGCAGTAATATTCATCCAGCTTACATCCCATCGTCATGTTCCCACTTTAAACATAGCTTAACAAGCAAACCAAGAAAGCAAGCAACAGTATGGCTGGTGAACAgtaaaacaaatttgtgaattGTGGTCTGTCACTGTAGCCATGATAGcaagaaagtgaaaaatgtaattctagcaagccaacaattgatgttTGACACTGAATGAGCTTCCGGTCCAAATTGGCTGCCAATGTAAATTCTACCTAGACTCAATTGAGCTCACTGGTTCATCATTTTCCAATTAGCCTACAAGCATAAATGCATCACTCTCTGCTGTTCACTCTCAGTCCGTCCGAAGACCAGACCTGGTTGGGTCAGATTTTATTCAATATACATCCACTTGTCCCATTCAACTGGGTGTCTTGAGTCTCCCTGACTGAACTACCACACTAgcaaaaaactaaaatgaaaagCTTGTTCATCATCACATCAAACGCTACCAACATCAACAAGAAAACAccgccaaacaaacaaacagggaaaTTTGCAATGTAAATCTGTGCGTTCTAGTGTCTTATGAGATATGAACACCTAATCAAATGAAAAGTATTCACAAAACAGCAAGTCCATAACAAGGTCAACCTCAGCATCAAAAGTGAACCTGCATTTTTACAAATAGAAGCAATATGGTCTACAATTTCAAATATATCCTTATTTTAACCATTTCATTCACAAGATAAATCTTTTTtcaattttgaaaataatttggGGTTTAAGGACACTAagggacttttttttacaagtcCTTTCTTAAGACTTTTGTCCCACATGATTATCAGTCTTAGatctttttaaatgtatttattattagttttaAAGGCAATGAAACataaattgaactgaattccACAGCCATCCAGAAAAACAAGATGGATTGTGCTGTGAAATTTCACATTCATAACATTTTTAAggaattttttgttttgaaaaacacatctATAATGCTGGAATTGCCCAGAATAATCTGTAGCTAACAAATAAGCCTATTTAATAATTTCagattattagattagattacgcctccacccctcctccaagGCCCCTAAGAAAGACTAAATGACGTCAGTCCTTTAGAAAGACCTCAATACGGTCCTACCCATTTCAAAGGCCTGCTGCCCTTTGCAATTCATGCTGTTAAGTGGCTGCCAAGTCTCCTGCGGGGTTTCACTTGTACATCCCTTTAAGGAGTTTCTGCTGGAGTTTCTCTGCTGAAAGCACCCAGAACATCTTTTAAGGCGTGTAAATGTTTATCTTCTCAAGTAAACTAGGTTACAGTTTTTGGCACTGCACACTTGACCGCTAAGTTTCTGGTCACAATGCACAAAGTTCAGTGTGAGCCCCGAGCGGAATATGACCAACACTAGGAAAGTGTGTAAGCATGTTTCAAGGGAAACGTGtttaaaggaaaggaaaaacaaaacaaaactataaacagCCTTGTCCAATTTAAACAGTTATTGAGAGTT
Proteins encoded:
- the LOC139917126 gene encoding junctional adhesion molecule 3B-like, translating into MAVTRLACLLTLLSTHCYFTVLAVVLKTNDESPWTNEFESIELSCLIESISTTNPRIEWKKIQDGGPSYVFFDKKVSGDLENRARIREPATLVITNATRSDTAKYRCEVTAPDDQKSFDEILISLVVRVKPVVPKCSVPKSVPFGKSAELRCVEEEGFPKSQYQWFRNREEIPDDPKTSPKFFNSSYMLNSETGTLKFSAVRKEDAGEYYCRAKNDAGHSECGPQMMEVYDINIAGIILGVLVVVVVLLCITVGICCAYKRGYFASQKQTGNNYKVPAKGDGVDYVRTEDEGDFRHKSSFVI